The following proteins come from a genomic window of Salvia hispanica cultivar TCC Black 2014 chromosome 4, UniMelb_Shisp_WGS_1.0, whole genome shotgun sequence:
- the LOC125221127 gene encoding glucan endo-1,3-beta-glucosidase-like, which produces MVLFYLLILLAATTSAVVSQFQGPIGVCNGRVGNNLPPEHDVVELYKANGIKKMRIYYPNPATIAGLQGSDIELLLGVPNTDLPSLQSDATAWIQTNVIPHFPATKIRYIAVGNEIDPSNSEFAPLLLPAMQSIYNALSKFGLQTQIKVSTAAYSAILASTSPPSASVFKDASFMAPIVEFLVKKESPLLVNIYPYFAYLADKNISLDFVLFNSERVEFVDNGLEYRNIFDAMVDGVYYALEKAGGGGVEVVISESGWPSGGGDGVVESVEKAAIYYRNLIGHVEGGTPKRKGKALETYLFGMFDENEKSGSATEQHFGLFNHIDKTPKYQLAPSH; this is translated from the exons ATGGTTCTCTTTTACCTATTAATCCTCTTGGCCGCTACTACCTCTGCTGTGGTATCTCAATTTCAAG GTCCAATCGGAGTATGCAACGGGCGAGTCGGCAACAATCTACCACCGGAGCACGACGTCGTCGAGCTCTACAAAGCCAacggaataaaaaaaatgcgaATCTACTACCCTAACCCGGCCACCATCGCCGGCCTCCAAGGCTCCGACATCGAGCTCCTCCTCGGCGTCCCCAACACAGACCTCCCCTCCCTCCAATCCGACGCCACCGCATGGATCCAAACCAACGTCATTCCCCACTTTCCCGCCACCAAAATCCGCTACATCGCCGTCGGCAACGAAATCGACCCCTCCAATTCCGAATTTGCCCCTCTCCTTCTCCCCGCCATGCAATCCATCTACAACGCCCTCTCAAAATTCGGACTACAAACCCAAATCAAGGTCTCCACCGCGGCCTATTCCGCGATACTAGCGTCCACCTCTCCGCCCTCGGCGTCCGTCTTTAAAGACGCCTCGTTCATGGCTCCAATCGTCGAATTTTTGGTGAAGAAAGAATCTCCACTTCTGGTCAACATATATCCTTACTTTGCCTACCTCGCAGACAAGAATATAAGTCTCGATTTCGTCTTGTTTAATTCGGAACGAGTAGAATTTGTTGACAATGGATTGGAGTATAGGAACATATTTGATGCTATGGTTGACGGGGTTTACTACGCGCTGGAGAAGGCCGGAGGGGGCGGTGTGGAGGTGGTGATTTCGGAGAGTGGGTGGCCGTCCGGGGGAGGAGATGGGGTGGTGGAGAGTGTTGAGAAGGCGGCGATTTATTACCGGAATTTGATAGGGCACGTGGAAGGAGGAACACCGAAGAGAAAGGGGAAAGCGTTGGAGACATACTTGTTTGGCATgtttgatgagaatgagaagaGTGGCAGTGCAACCGAGCAGCATTTTGGCCTCTTTAATCATATTGATAAAACTCCTAAATACCAACTAGCACCATCacactag
- the LOC125217820 gene encoding RNA-binding protein Y14A-like → MANAEAEAVDFEPEEDDLMDEDVGDGSPSRLAHPRLKSAITGGGSSTAPKKTKGRGFRDEAAAEADRNARMSAPFDSLDSEGGPGPERSIEGWIILVTGVHEEAQEDDLQNAFGDFGEIKNLHLNLDRRTGFVKGYALIEFEKFEEAQRAIREMDGAELLTQIMNVDWAFSKGPFRRRNVRRRSPRGHRSRSPRRRF, encoded by the exons ATGGCGAATGCGGAAGCGGAAGCCGTCGATTTCGAGCCGGAGGAGGACGATCTCATGGACGAGGACGTCGGCGACGGCTCCCCCAGTCGGCTCGCCCATCCTCGCCTCAAGTCCGCCATCACTGGCGGTGGCTCCTCCACCGCTCCGAAGAAGACCAAGGGCCGCGGCTTTCGCGACGAGGCCGCTGCTGAGGCCGACCGCAATGCTCGCATGTCCGCCCCCTTCGATTCGCTCGATTCAGAAGGCGGTCCTGGCCCCGAACGAT CTATTGAAGGATGGATTATTCTAGTTACTGGAGTTCATGAAGAAGCTCAAGAGGATGATCTACAAAATGCATTTGGTGATTTTGGAGAGATAAAGAATTTGCACTTGAATCTTGATCGACGTACGGGTTTTGTCAAG GGCTATGCTCTGATCGAATTTGAGAAGTTTGAGGAGGCACAGAGAGCCATAAGAGAGATGGATGGAGCTGAACTCCTAACCCAGATCATGAATGTTGACTGGGCATTCAGCAAAGGTCCATTCAGAAGAAGGAACGTCAGGAGGAG ATCACCTCGAGGTCATCGTTCCAGGAGTCCAAGGAGGAGATTCTGA
- the LOC125223883 gene encoding zinc finger CCCH domain-containing protein 55-like — MDACEAMKIVMPRIKNLDTENASRIIGYILMQDQGEKEMIRLALAPDAVLLSSVNQAKACLGLAFPNSLSNSNTLPLNSGIRPTAFPNSPRYGYFGGSLSPPPPISPNSNFGGNELSDELLSPSGRSDSLIFQLSEDGGVGGSPHPHSHHPFHRRSYSVNDVFLSRVEEGGGVGCRPCTYLGKGFCRNGDYVGGGDELGSFQQQRFGVRAPFANYNKSSNSLNANQRCGPRNELSRVGMGMGMSAAMASSSRQIYLTFPADSTFKEEDVAGYFSMFGPVQDVRIPYQQKRMFGFVTFVYPDTVKHILAKGNPHYVCDSRVLVKPYMEKGKAPDKKQFQQQYQNLERSEYSPNLSPSTMDSKELFDVPIGEHAQLAAGPRMLFNRQEMLRRQLENEAELHNVIELQGRRMGNLQLMDVGYQQNNHRFLPSFPAGVLVSSPRQSQPVENMIVSCDRANPNVLQELDDWQESSKADYENSVLEETESSLDNNVSNGNRNRHVNDDDSYLPASLEHFLPGTLFCSPTKPASED; from the exons ATGGATGCCTGCGAAGCAATGAAAATAGTGATGCCGAGAATCAAGAACTTGGACACCGAAAACGCCTCCAGAATCATAGGATACATTCTGATGCAGGATCAAGGGGAGAAGGAGATGATTAGGTTAGCCCTAGCACCCGATGCCGTTCTCCTATCCAGCGTCAATCAAGCCAAGGCCTGTTTAGGGCTCGCTTTCCCCAATTCACTCTCGAATTCGAACACTCTGCCGCTCAATTCCGGAATCCGGCCGACCGCCTTCCCGAATTCGCCCCGTTATGGCTACTTCGGCGGCAGCCTCTCTCCCCCGCCTCCAATTTCGCCCAATTCTAATTTTGGCGGGAATGAGTTGAGTGATGAGTTGCTGAGCCCTAGTGGCCGGAGTGATTCTCTCATTTTCCAATTGAGTGAGGACGGCGGCGTCGGTGGGTCCCCTCACCCTCACTCTCACCATCCGTTTCATCGGCGGAGCTATTCGGTGAATGATGTATTTCTGTCTCGTGTTGAGGAAGGGGGTGGTGTTGGATGTAGGCCGTGTACCTATTTGGGGAAAGGGTTTTGCAGGAATGGTGATTAtgttggtggtggtgatgaATTGGGGTCTTTTCAGCAGCAGAGGTTTGGAGTCAGGGCTCCGTTTGCTAATTACAACAAATCCAGCAACTCTTTGAATGCGAATCAGAG GTGTGGTCCTAGGAATGAGCTTTCACGAGTGGGAATGGGAATGGGAATGAGTGCTGCTATGGCTTCTAGCTCACGGCAGATTTACTTGACCTTTCCGGCTGACAGTACGTTCAAAGAAGAGGATGTTGCCGGCTACTTTAG TATGTTTGGACCGGTGCAAGATGTTAGAATTCCATATCAACAAAAGCGGATGTTTGGGTTCGTTACATTTGTGTACCCAGATACTGTAAAACACATCTTGGCAAAAGGGAACCCTCATTATGTGTGTGATTCTCGAGTGCTGGTAAAACCATACatggaaaaaggaaaagcCCCGGACAA GAAACAATTCCAACAGCAATATCAAAATCTAGAGAGGTCTGAGTATTCACCAAACTTAAGCCCTTCTACAATGGATTCAAAAGAACTCTTTGATGTTCCGATTGGTGAGCATGCGCAGCTGGCTGCAGGACCCAGAATGTTATTCAATAGACAGGAGATGCTGAGGAGACAGTTGGAGAACGAGGCTGAATTACATAATGTCATTGAACTTCAAGGTCGAAGGATGGGGAATTTACAGCTGATGGACGTAGGATACCAGCAGAATAATCATCGCTTTCTGCCAAGCTTTCCAGCTGGTGTCTTGGTTTCCTCCCCGAGACAGTCTCAGCCAGTAGAAAACATGATTGTTTCTTGTGATCGTGCTAATCCAAACGTTTTGCAAG AACTCGATGACTGGCAAGAATCATCGAAAGCTGATTATGAGAATTCAGTGCTGGAAGAAACTGAATCTTCCTTGGATAACAATGTTTCGAATGGCAATAGAAACCGACATGTAAATGATGATGACTCTTATCTCCCCGCAAG TTTGGAGCATTTCCTACCCGGCACTCTTTTCTGCTCGCCAACAAAACCAGCTTCGGAGGATTAA
- the LOC125221126 gene encoding uncharacterized protein LOC125221126, with protein sequence MSRDLFLRIVHTLEGRDEYFQYREYGIGRLGLTPLQKCTVAIRQLAYGTTTDMFNEYLHVRETTGRECLKNFCKGVVETFGHTYLRRPTADNCQMLMRMHETVHDFPGMLGSIECPTRFWFKEVIADVIYACIIMHNMIVEQEVGYVTDWVDDEAGSSSSTAIPPIARGLPMSFGEVLQRHTSMCSQ encoded by the exons ATGAGTCGAGATCTTTTTCTCCGCATTGTGCACACGTTGGAGGGACGTGATGAGTACTTCCAGTATCGGGAATACGGCATCGGCAGACTCGGACTTACGCCGTTGCAGAAGTGCACGGTTGCAATccggcagttggcctacggcacCACAACGGATATGTTCAACGAGTACCTTCACGTCAGGGAGACAACTGGCCGCGAATGTCTAAAGAATTTTTGTAAGGGAGTTGTGGAGACTTTTGGCCACACATATTTGCGACGCCCGACTGCTGATAATTGCCAGATGCTGATGAGGATGCACGAGACGGTGCACGACTTTCCTGGGATGCTAGGGAGCATCGAAT GTCCGACACGTTTCTGGTTCAAGGAAGTCATCGCCGACGTCAtatatgcgtgcatcatcatgcataacatgatagtcgaacaagAAGTTGGATATGTCACAGATTGGGTGGATGATGAAGCCGGATCTAGCTCCAGCACGGCGATCCCGCCTATAGCTCGAGGATTACCGATGAGCTTCGGTGAGGTTCTACAGAGACATACCTCAATGTGCAGCCAATAA
- the LOC125224506 gene encoding ABC transporter G family member 15-like, translated as MEIEVAGGGAAACGGSDVEMGRRWGGNEACLVWRDLTVMLPNFGQGPVRKLLNGLNGYAEPGRTMAIMGPSGSGKSTLLDSLAGRLSRNVVMMGDILLNGKKRRHGYGVVAYVTQEDVLMGTLTVRETITYSANLRLPSSMSKEEINDIIEATIMEVGLLECADRQVGNWQMRGISGGEKKRLSIALEILVRPRLLFLDEPTTGLDSAASFFVIQSIKNLARDGRTVISSIHQPSSEVFALFDDLFLLSGGETVYCGEAKMAVKFFAEAGFPCPSRRNPSDHFLRCINSDFDVVTATLRGSQRHRETHMPSDPLMNLATADIKSVLIEKYKKSEYARKTTSKAREMSNFQGVEIETIKGSHASWWKQLTTLTRRSFVNMCRDVGYYWSRIVIYTIVSVCVGTLFYDVGTSYTAIFARGACGGFVTGFMTFMSIGGFPSFIEEMKIFTRERINGYYGVAVFILSNFLASFPFLVAVSIITGTITFYMAFHAEFSRYVFFCLNIFGSIAMVESVMMIVASLVPNFLMGIISGAGVLGIMMMTAGFFRRLPDLPKPIWRYPISFIGYGAWALQGSYKNDMIGLVFDPLIPGDPKISGEDVITKMFGVSLHRSKWWDLVALFSLILCYRILFFIVLKGKERTAEYFQSIYAKRALHRFKKRPSFKRRASSKSHLHSLSSQEGLNSPLP; from the exons ATGGAAATTGAGGTGGCGGGAGGTGGCGCGGCCGCTTGTGGTGGCAGCGATGTGGAAATGGGGCGGAGATGGGGAGGCAATGAGGCTTGTTTGGTGTGGCGGGATTTGACCGTAATGTTGCCAAATTTCGGGCAAGGGCCGGTGAGGAAGTTGCTTAATGGGCTAAATGGCTATGCCGAACCGGGTCGGACCATGGCCATTATGGGGCCATCCGGATCCGGGAAATCCACCCTTCTTGACTCATTAGCGG GTAGATTATCGAGGAATGTTGTAATGATGGGAGACATACTGCTCAACGGAAAGAAACGCCGGCACGGATACGGCGTCGTT GCATACGTAACGCAAGAAGACGTGCTAATGGGGACTCTAACAGTGAGAGAAACCATAACATACTCTGCAAATCTAAGGCTTCCCAGCTCCATGTCCAAGGAAGAGATCAACGACATCATAGAAGCAACCATCATGGAAGTCGGGCTGCTAGAATGCGCCGATCGCCAGGTCGGAAACTGGCAAATGAGAGGCATCAGCGGTGGGGAGAAGAAGAGGCTCAGCATTGCGCTCGAGATTCTCGTCCGCCCCCGTCTCTTGTTTCTCGACGAGCCTACCACCGGTCTCGACAGCGCCGCCTCTTTCTTCGTCATCCAATCCATCAAGAATCTCGCCCGAGACGGAAGAACTGTCATCTCCTCCATTCATCAGCCCAGCAGCGAAGTTTTTGCCCTCTTTGATGATCTCTTTCTGCTCTCCGGTGGTGAAACCGTTTACTGCGGTGAAGCCAAGATGGCCGTCAAG TTTTTTGCTGAAGCAGGATTCCCCTGTCCAAGTAGGAGGAATCCATCCGATCACTTCCTACGCTGTATCAACTCAGATTTCGACGTCGTCACAGCCACTTTGAGAGGTTCACAGAGGCACCGT GAAACACACATGCCATCAGATCCTCTGATGAATCTTGCGACTGCTGATATCAAATCAGTactaattgaaaaatataagaagTCGGAGTATGCTAGGAAAACGACATCCAAAGCTCGAGAAATGTCAAACTTT CAAGGAGTGGAGATCGAAACGATAAAGGGAAGCCATGCGAGCTGGTGGAAGCAACTCACGACATTGACACGACGATCGTTTGTGAATATGTGTAGAGATGTTGGGTACTATTGGTCGCGAATAGTGATATACACCATTGTCTCTGTTTGCGTTGGAACTCTGTTTTACGATGTGGGTACGAGTTATACTGCAATCTTCGCAAGGGGGGCTTGTGGGGGCTTCGTCACGGGCTTCATGACTTTCATGTCCATCGGAGGCTTCCCGTCCTTCATCGAGGAGATGAAG ATCTTTACTCGAGAGAGGATAAACGGGTACTATGGCGTGGCGGTGTTTATACTATCGAATTTCTTGGCTTCCTTCCCCTTCTTGGTTGCAGTGTCGATTATCACGGGGACGATAACGTTTTACATGGCGTTTCATGCGGAATTCTCTCGCTATGTCTTCTTCTGCCTCAATATCTTTGGAAGCATTGCTATGGTTGAGAGTGTGATGATGATTGTAGCTTCTTTGGTTCCCAACTTCTTAATGGGGATCATTTCTGGGGCTGGAGTTCTG GGGATCATGATGATGACAGCCGGTTTCTTTCGGCGGCTGCCAGATCTTCCCAAGCCAATTTGGCGCTATCCAATATCATTTATTGGGTACGGTGCATGGGCACTTCAG GGATCATACAAGAACGATATGATTGGACTAGTATTTGATCCTCTAATACCAGGAGATCCAAAAATATCAGGGGAAGATGTGATAACAAAAATGTTTGGTGTATCTCTACATCGCTCAAAGTGGTGGGATTTGGTGGCTCTATTCAGCCTCATACTATGCTATCGAATCCTCTTCTTCATCGTGCTCAAGGGGAAGGAGAGAACGGCCGAATACTTCCAGTCCATCTACGCTAAAAGGGCATTGCATCGTTTCAAGAAGAGGCCGTCGTTCAAGCGAAGAGCCTCGTCCAAGAGCCACCTCCACTCTTTGTCTTCTCAAGAAGGCCTCAACTCTCCACTCCCTTAG
- the LOC125217564 gene encoding glucan endo-1,3-beta-glucosidase-like, whose translation MSSSSTKATELKKMRIYGPSDATLAALRDSDIELILDVPNDDLSSLQSDATQWIQTNVIPYFPATKIRYIAVGNEINPSDPNSAPLLLPAMQSIYDALSKFGLQTQIKVSTATYSAVLKDTSPPSASSFEDASFMAPIVDFLVKTESALLVNMYPYFAFVGDRNKYVDFALFKSEGVEFVDDGLEYTNLFDAMVDGVYYALEKIGGGGVEVVVSETGWPSGGGDGAVESVEKAADYYRNLIRHVGGGTPKKGGKALETYLFAMLDENEKNGAETENHFGLFSPVDQTPKYQLA comes from the coding sequence ATGTCGTCGAGCTCTACAAAGGCAacggaattaaaaaaaatgagaatctACGGCCCCAGCGACGCCACCCTCGCCGCCCTCCGCGACTCCGACATCGAGCTCATCCTCGACGTCCCCAACGACGATCTCTCCTCCCTCCAATCCGACGCCACACAATGGATCCAAACCAACGTCATTCCCTACTTTCCCGCCACCAAAATCCGCTACATCGCCGTCGGCAACGAAATCAACCCCTCCGATCCCAATTCCGCCCCTCTCCTTCTCCCCGCGATGCAATCCATCTACGACGCCCTTTCCAAATTCGGACTACAAACCCAAATCAAGGTCTCCACCGCCACGTATTCCGCCGTGCTCAAGGACACATCTCCGCCCTCGGCATCTTCCTTTGAAGACGCCTCGTTCATGGCTCCAATCGTCgattttttggtgaagacaGAATCTGCACTACTCGTGAACATGTATCCCTACTTTGCTTTCGTGGGAGACAGGAATAAATATGTCGATTTCGCTCTGTTTAAGTCTGAGGGAGTTGAATTTGTTGACGATGGATTGGAGTATACGAATTTGTTCGACGCAATGGTTGACGGCGTTTACTACGCGCTGGAGAAGATCGGAGGGGGCGGCGTGGAGGTGGTGGTTTCCGAGACGGGATGGCCGTCCGGGGGCGGAGATGGGGCGGTGGAGAGTGTTGAGAAGGCGGCGGATTATTACCGGAATTTGATCAGGCACGTGGGCGGGGGGACGCCGAAGAAGGGAGGGAAAGCGTTGGAGACTTACTTGTTTGCGATGTTGGATGAGAATGAGAAGAATGGGGCTGAAACTGAGAACCATTTTGGCTTGTTTAGTCCTGTTGATCAAACTCCAAAATACCAGCTAGCATGA